The Lolium rigidum isolate FL_2022 chromosome 1, APGP_CSIRO_Lrig_0.1, whole genome shotgun sequence region tttgattgtgttgtgcaggttccacgttggcgccggtttcaccggtgttgcgccgcactacattcctccaccaacaaccttcacgtgcttcttggctcctactggttcgataaccttggtttcttactgagggaaaacttgctgctgtgcgcatcacaccttcctcttggggtacccaacggacgtgtacatccacGCACATCAAGCGTCAGCGAAGACGCGGCGGAGGATCTCTGCGCGGCGGAGCTTGGTAACCTCGCTGCGGAAGTTCGCCGGAGAACGGAGCTCTGGCGGCGAACGACGGCGGCAAGAGCGCAGAGGGCAAAGGGCTTTGAGTGCGCTAGGAAATTGTgagtgcgaagaagaagaaggggaggaaCCGCACTGCCCTTATATAGGAAGAGGAAGTAGTGGGCTGGaaaccgccgggccgcggcggttcgcctcgtgggccgccacgtggcgaagaGATACACGCGCGTAAATCAGAAAGCCACAGGGTCGCCGCATGGATCCGGAATGGCCGaagggatccggtgtggcgcatTTAATGCTGGCGtagaagtcgaagggaagtgacccctgacactagcgcgtcagaaacagtgcgcatgtctctgacaggcactgtacccgagaaatcctcgacttcgccgaggaaggttTAAATGTCGAAGATACCGGAATGATCCGGAGAAAAAGAGGAAGTTCGGCAGTGAGGCCGGAAACTTCTATCCGGgtgccggaaagattaaaccggtaccttgggagatgggaacctggcatggcccgtcggataagatccaccggactataccagcttcggggactaatgttgggggggatgacccccggtatgccaaaggcatgccaaaccggatggtttgggctatcaagataccggtttaaagtttAATCCGGACTGTGAACTTAAACGTTTGGCTAAGGAGGTCCATGCCGGTATGcccaggaggggtatgccggaatgagctaagaagataccggattaccggtataagctacactgtagcacataggcaagactggtcaaagatcatctcaagagctagaggacaaggatgacctaagcaaagtagctttaaacgaagccctgacacCAAAGCAGAAGGTGACGCTGAAAgcatccggaggacgtcagcctccctgattaaagaagataccggcgtcacctatgattaaagtaactttgtaaagtagtttgtctgttcaaagatgccattagggtttattagggtccttcccctgtaagccaccctctcccctatataaggagagggggcatgcTCCTTCGCGGGCATGTAAGCACACACGCTGAATAGAGAAAGAGTGAACAACCTTGTATCCAAAAACCTGTAACCTTGTTTgatcatggaatagagagatctagagcagagttcttccttgtgtctttcttccccTACCTCTGGCCTAGGCCAAGTCCTTaaagaaagcatccggaagttcatccaatctgatCAAaacccctcccccgaatcctctagcgcccattcggccccaacttaagccatctcatggcatctgtctgttcgccacgacgacactTATGCAAACCTACACAGTGAATTTATGTTTATTATCAAACTGgatagtggttcagagtagcatatttaagtgataatatctaagtattcaattatggtatcattgttgagagtgttcactagtgaaagtataatccctaggccttgtttccaaccaTTGAAACACCGCTTACAACTAGTTATGCTACATGTTtgattgctgccatttttattttagattgcaattacaactcataatcatccatattatttgcatttcactatctcttagccgaactagtgcacctatacacctgaaaaGTGTATTGTgtatgttggggacacaaaagccttcttgtattgtaattgcagggttgcttgagagagatatctttgacctctacctccccgagttcgataaactttgggtgatccacttaagggaaacttgctgctgttctacaaacttttgcacttggagacccaacactgtctacaagaatataagcgtgcgtagacatcaatgtctCAGCTCTAAATTATTTCACTCCGTGTGTGTTCGTTGAAACATTGCCTCTCGTGTTGCTGAAATACATAAATCTTGTGTAAATTTCGAAAGAAATTCACCAAATTTCCGGTTTCGAGAAAGGAAAAAAGTTAAAAATAAACCCTGAACTTGTAGGCAAAAGCTAAATCGAACCCCCAACTCATAATCTCGGAAATTGGCACTCTAAACTTAGCAATCCCGGTCTATTTCGAACCCTAGGTCTATTTGGCGCACCGGGAATTTACAATCCCGATCGGGATTACAGTCCGCTCTCACTGACTTGTGCAGCCCACTTGTAAGAACCATCTTCCTCAACGTCCACTCTCACAAGCTCCTTGTCAAGATCCACTCACCCTTTGCACGATTGTCCCTAGATAGGACCGACATTGAGGACCTCTACCTAGAGCTGTCCCTGTCAAGGCCGCCGTCTGGAGCTACCAGTGGCCACCGTCAGGAGCAACCAAAGGCTGCCGTCTGGAGCGGCTACACCTACATCGGCCGGATGAAGCCAATAACAGGCCGCGCACTGGAGATGTTCCCCGTCCGCGCTAGTCCTTTTCGGCGCTGCCTACTTTCGGCCCCTGCGTCGCCTTCCTCCGTGACATGGAGCTCTCCTGTCACCGTCCCTAGCGAGCGCGTGCTGAGAGTAACGCCTGGATCTTCTCATGTGTTCGTGTGCCAATGTCCCCGTCGAGCGCGCTGGGAGTAGCGCCTGGATCTCCTCCACCGTCCCCTGCTTAATCTCGATTCGGTTCACCGGATGTGGTGGCGCTGTTCATCGGAGTATGAGAAGAGACtgaagatgaatatgacaagTGGACCATACATGTCAGCGGGACAAGCTAATTATTTTGTtcaattttattttttttcttcgagAAACAAACGACCCGAGGCTGGCTAGACCGTGATGCGTGTGCGTGTGGAACGCGTGTCCCAGCCCCAAGACCTTTCACTTTGCAGCATGTGAAAGCCTCGCGCTTGACCCACTCGTCACACGCAAGCCGGAGCCCAGCCCACCCCACCGACCGAGCTCGTCCACCCCAAGAAAATCCCCAACCGGCGACCACCATGGAGCCCCTCGGCGCCGGCACCGGCAACGGCTCCCCGTCCTCGTCCGCCGAGCGGTGGCGCGCGGAGGCGTCGCGGGCGTTCCAGCACCACCTGGACCGGGCGGCGCCGCACACGGCGGGGCGGTGGGCGGGCACGCTGCTGGCGGCCGCCGTCTACGCGCTGCGGGTCTACTACGCGCAGGGCTTCTACGTCGTCTCCTACGGCCTCGGCATCTACCTGCTCAACCTCCTCATCGGCTTCCTCTCCCCCATGGTCGACCCGGAGCTGGACGCGCTCGACGCCGCcgcggggcccgcgctgcccaccCGCGGCAACGACGAGTTCAAGCCCTTCATACGCCGCCTGCCCGAGTTCAAGTTCTGGTATTCACGCCGCTTCTCCCACTACTGCGCTCTTCCCTAGTCTTTACCCGCTCCCGTTTGATTATTCGAGATCACGCTCTTCTGGTAGCGCCAGATTTGATTGGAACCCAAGCCGCCTGCTTTTCTTTGGACAGTTAGTCGAGATTCACCTACCAGCGAAATGGTTTGCGGGTCTCTCGTCAGCTAACCCATGTACTAACAAAACCAATAAAAGGATAGTCTTGACTGCTCTAACCTGTAGTACTTCGCTAGTAATTCCTATGCATTGCTTGTTGACCTGCTTCACGGGTTTCCTCTCATATTAGATGCTACCGCAGACAAATCTGTGTAGTGCAATGACCTGAGACAGTTTGCATATTCTGGAAAAGGGTATGTCTCATTTTCTTTCTAGGTGAGCTCTTGCACTTTTGTCTAGTGCAATTGAAGTCTGGAAAGCATATGTTGCGTTTTCCAGCTGAGCTCTTCCACTTCTGTGTCGTGCAATTAAGTTTTGTAGCTCAATGACTTAAGGTTGCATAGTCCAAAAATGATACAGTTGCATTTTCTTGGTGAGCTCTTGCACCTTTCTGCATTGAGGTGTTTTTTTTAACGCAATGACTTGAGGTTCCATAGTCTGGAAAGAATATGTTGCATTTTCTAGGTGGGCTATTGTACTTTCGTGCGGTCTCCAACTTGTGAACTTCAGCTACTTCTCTAGTGAAGAGTTGTTAACCTTCCATTTTTATTACTCCGTTTGAAGTCGCACTGTTGTATGGCGCAGAAGTTCAGATGAGATTCTACGATCAACGTCTTTCCAATTTGCAAGTAGTACATGTTAAGTTCACAAACCGTCTATGTGGCAGTGATGTTCCCTAGCAAGCCCAATGGAAAGATGGATTTGCTGCTTTTGGAGCTGAGGTGGCAATATTTTTTCATGGAATGAGTATCGCAAAGTAAATTATACGACCTCTGTTCCATATTATAAGACGTTTTAGGTGAGAGTGAATAGATAGAacatgggtgcatgtgaacccactttttcaaaagtgccgtttgtgatgtaaaacatgttttaaaaatcgattCACAAAATGATTCCAAAGGTGATCTCAaacatgtgccctggacatgagtttcgtgacgaaaaaaccttttattttgcctcggcaaaaaagtgaaattttgcagggctatatagcagtatatatgtgacgtattttgtcttttttcgattctgaaataaaaaagtgttTTCTCTGCggaaactttctacgcacacatggaacatgcgtacgtatcccgttaattttatttcagaattttttaacatttagaaaatgcatttccaacctgGGTTCACGTGCACCCAGGTTCATATCAGACTTTTCCGTTTTAGGTAGGCTAATATGGAACACAGGATACTGCTGTTAGATATCATGGAATCTGTACTAGCTTAAAGATTTTGCTTTCTGGTGCCTATGGGTTCAATCAATGGCCTTTGTTTGTCTGTTATGCTGTATGCAGCGCAAATGTACAAAAAGTACACTAACCAACTACTACTCCTTTCAGGTATGCCATCACAAAAGCCTTCTGTGTTGCTTTTTTCATGACATTCTTCTCGGTATTTGATGTTCCTGTCTTCTGGCCAATACTGCTCTGCTATTGGATCGTGCTCTTTGTCCTCACAATGAAGCGACAGATTTTacatatgatcaaatacaagtatgtcCCATTCAGCATGGGGAAGCAGGTGAGAGATTTGCAGTTGGTTCGAAGTTTTTTAGTTTCTTTCAGCTGCTTCAAACTTAATTATGCTGTGCTTTCTGCAAGATTTTCTAAAAACATACCAGTCAGTCATAACAATGTTAATGCCGATTAATCATTGATGCACAGTTGCCATTGTCACTTGCACTAATTGGTGCCCTGAGGCAACCATAATATATAACCTTATTAACTCATCTTGATTGAACTTTCCATTTAGGCCTTGTTTGTTACTAGAAATTTTGCGGGGATTAGTGGGGATTATCCCCATAGGGGTTGGGGTGAAACCACTACCTTCACCCAAAACCCCATATAACCCCAATCCTCAATCCACTAGGGAGAGGTAGTGTATTGGATATTGGAGAAAACACACTAGGTTTGGGGAATTCGGGGGGAAAAGTGGGGATAAAACAGGCCCGATACACTAGAACCAAGCAGGCTTTTAGGACTAATCCACACAGATCCCTAAAAATACTCTATTACTCATACCAAACAAGGCCTTGCATGCGATTATTGGCTCCCTATAAGTTAACATATTGGTCTACCATGTATTAGCAATCTTCATTATGAGGTCAAGTGTTTAACATCATGCCAGGATATCCACCCTAGGACTGGTCAAAAGCCATCAATCTGCACTTCATAATTCAGTAACATACCACGTTTCGGTTCACTAAACTTTTTCCCCAATTCCAATTGCAGAAGTACGGAGGAAAGAGAGGCCCAGGAGCCAGTTCATCGAAAGATTGAGACCTGGAGACCAAATCCCCGCTTCGCTCTTCTGTGACGAGGCGACAGTGATTATATGCTGGCATGGTGGTTTTTATTAGTACAACCTACTGACAGTGAATGTACAACTCGTGACTTTGCCATTGGTTGAATGGTTGGTGGCTCTTGTTCTGCATAGCGCTAGCTTCTGTACAATTACTATGAAGTATGAACCTATTGGATCGTGTGCAATGCAAATCAAATCAAAACTGTTGTGGCTAATGGAACAATCGTTAGTTCCTAGATGATCTCTAAAATTTGCTTAATGTATTCTCTTGTTATGAACTGCCAAGTATGTTTTGTACTCCCcctttccataattcttgtcatgGTGATtgtaatttaaatttaaactaaagccACGGCAAGATTATGCATGGAGGGACTACGTCGGATCGTGGATCAACCTCTCTGTCTATTGCTTTCTGGCTCAAGCAGAGAGTTCAGGAGTTAAAAGAACAAACGGGTGTTCATCGACACAAAATACAACTCCTTGTTGGTTACACACGCATGACACACCTACTTACCACTACACACCAACATGAATAACAAATCTCAGATATTAATTAGCCTTTTTTTAATTCGCAAAAAATTAGCCTTTTTTCCTGCATGTAATCACCTCCATTAATCTCAGAATTTCTGTTTAACTTGCACTGAAGCTAAACAGCAGAGAGCACTCCGATGAGTGCGGCGATCGGGGGACGAGCAGTCTGTAGCAGTGCTTACTCTGACAGTTGGGCCCCACCTTCCAGCCGACCCCACCTGTCAGCCACACGGCCCGCTCTGTTTATCTCGCCCGTGGACTCTCTCGGAGACTGCACAGTAGAACCAGCAAGCAGATCTGTTCTCTTCTCTCCCTCGCTCGTCCGCGGCGATCCGATCACACGAGCTCCGAGATGGCGATGCGCGCGTGGATGTCGAGGCCCAGGTCGCGCCCGGCGTCGGTGTGCCTGTGGCTCGCGCTCATCGCCGCCACCTTCGCGTTCGCCCAGGTGCTCATTCACCTTGTCCGTCCACCGCGAACCCCTACCCCTCCTTACCTTCAGTTGTCCGATCTGATTGTTCATATTGATGTTATCAATCCTTACTCTCGCGCTAGCATCTGAATCTTGTTGCTGCGGATCCGGAGGCCGTACATATGTTCGGAGTCGCTGATTTGTTAGGGGTTTGGTGTGATATCTCTACAATTGATGCATACTTACGGTCTATTCCTGGTTCGCAGGCCAAGAAACCCAACGCGGACCTGTCCAAGGTGACGCACAAGGTCTTCTTCGACATCGAGATCGACGGCAAGCCCGCAGGTAGCTTAATTTTCAGATCAGGGCGATGTACCATCTTCAGGGGCGAACAATACAGAACTCTGCTGTATACACCTATTATTTTCCTGACTGCTGTCCTAGCATAGGCGCCTAGTACTTAATTTGATATCTATCGACTGAAGAAAAATCTATAACTACCTGCATGCATATTTCAAAATTAACTTTGACTGAAAGAATTGAGCAACAATATCTCGATTACATAGTATATAGTTGATATTATTAGATTGGTATTGAAAAATGCTTTCTAACGATACCTGTTTTGTATAAAAAATATTCTTGATTTACATGCATTAATTCTTGGTCAAAGACAAATTCTGAAATACGTGCacgcctta contains the following coding sequences:
- the LOC124695491 gene encoding protein RER1A-like, which encodes MEPLGAGTGNGSPSSSAERWRAEASRAFQHHLDRAAPHTAGRWAGTLLAAAVYALRVYYAQGFYVVSYGLGIYLLNLLIGFLSPMVDPELDALDAAAGPALPTRGNDEFKPFIRRLPEFKFWYAITKAFCVAFFMTFFSVFDVPVFWPILLCYWIVLFVLTMKRQILHMIKYKYVPFSMGKQKYGGKRGPGASSSKD